The Pseudomonas sp. HR96 genome includes a region encoding these proteins:
- a CDS encoding sensor domain-containing diguanylate cyclase — MSFLPFVSTRLAPSTLTRAMIGFIALVCLSLTLATMWQMNQSRNERVATAKIAVSNIVRAAEQQAQDTVRQADNTLRNLVERVEHDGVAGNQRVRLVKLMLQNVGTVEGIQGLFIYDIHGNWVANTFSQDIQAKNNGDRAYFIYHRDHADDSIHVGSIVQSRTSGDMIIPISRRINAPDGTFAGVALATIPVAYFQAFFERMDVDDKGVIFLALNNGDLLARRPTLGALMTTNVAKGDIFTRYLPHSDSGTGIIKSIVDDVERIYAYRRVSGLPIVVAAGVSCQHVFAPWWAYAYRSMALIGIIILALGLLGALLYRQIQQLIAAENELKTARGELEIIAQTDSLTRLANRRCFDIALEKEWGRASRNKSLVAIILMDIDWFKQYNDHYGHIKGDECLRKVSSIIRTCVNRPGDLAARYGGEEFVVLLPETDLTGALKVAENIRLCIINTIIDHSASPAGIVTISSGVVAVSAPIKDGHTKALDDADQFLYFAKSKGRNRVESRLTQVSILVDKTEKNFLTDD; from the coding sequence ATGAGCTTTCTCCCCTTTGTCTCGACGAGGCTTGCCCCTTCAACGCTCACCAGGGCAATGATTGGCTTCATCGCCTTGGTCTGCCTATCATTGACTCTGGCAACCATGTGGCAGATGAACCAGTCCAGGAACGAACGGGTCGCCACCGCTAAAATAGCAGTCTCAAATATCGTTCGAGCTGCTGAACAGCAAGCCCAAGATACCGTACGCCAGGCTGATAATACGCTACGTAATCTCGTCGAGCGCGTGGAGCATGATGGAGTAGCCGGTAATCAGCGAGTTCGCTTGGTGAAGTTGATGCTTCAAAATGTGGGGACCGTTGAGGGGATTCAGGGATTATTTATCTACGATATCCATGGAAACTGGGTTGCAAACACTTTTTCTCAAGATATACAGGCAAAAAATAATGGCGATCGCGCCTACTTCATCTACCACCGCGACCATGCCGATGATTCCATTCATGTGGGCTCTATTGTGCAGAGCCGCACTAGCGGCGATATGATCATTCCGATTAGCCGACGTATCAATGCTCCTGACGGAACGTTCGCAGGTGTAGCATTGGCAACCATCCCTGTCGCCTATTTTCAAGCTTTCTTCGAGCGCATGGATGTGGATGACAAGGGAGTTATCTTTCTTGCGCTAAACAACGGCGACTTACTGGCTCGACGACCAACTCTAGGGGCATTGATGACGACAAATGTTGCCAAAGGGGACATTTTCACTCGTTACTTACCACACAGCGATAGCGGCACCGGTATCATCAAATCCATAGTAGATGATGTAGAACGGATTTATGCCTATCGGCGAGTTTCTGGGTTGCCTATCGTCGTGGCCGCTGGCGTGTCCTGCCAGCATGTCTTCGCGCCGTGGTGGGCCTACGCATATCGGTCCATGGCTCTGATCGGAATAATAATTTTGGCGTTGGGTTTGCTCGGGGCCCTGTTGTACCGGCAAATTCAACAGTTGATCGCTGCTGAAAATGAGCTCAAGACGGCAAGAGGCGAGTTGGAAATTATTGCCCAGACTGATAGCCTTACACGTCTAGCCAACCGACGCTGCTTTGACATTGCTTTGGAAAAAGAATGGGGACGAGCCAGCCGGAATAAATCACTTGTAGCTATTATTTTAATGGATATTGACTGGTTCAAGCAATACAACGACCACTACGGCCATATAAAGGGAGATGAGTGTCTGAGGAAAGTTTCCTCGATCATCAGAACCTGCGTGAATAGACCGGGCGATCTTGCCGCACGATATGGAGGTGAAGAGTTCGTAGTCTTATTGCCCGAAACAGATTTAACCGGAGCGTTGAAAGTTGCTGAAAATATAAGGCTATGCATTATTAATACAATAATAGACCACTCAGCAAGCCCAGCAGGAATTGTTACCATTAGTTCGGGGGTTGTGGCGGTGAGCGCACCAATCAAGGATGGCCACACCAAAGCTCTGGATGACGCTGATCAATTTCTTTACTTTGCTAAATCTAAGGGACGTAATCGAGTCGAGAGTCGGCTGACCCAAGTTTCAATTTTGGTCGACAAAACTGAAAAAAATTTTCTAACTGATGATTGA
- a CDS encoding PAS domain-containing protein, producing MDKARQDAIFDSATDFAMVVTNSDGIITAWNAGAQHVMGWNADEMCGEDASRFFTPEDRAAGRVDHEMNVALCDGRATDERWHLAKGDRRFWASGEMIALRDDEGQHLGFVKIFRDRTAEHLAGQTLLETEDRLRRAQEAGGIGLFSVDLASNQLYATPEFSRLYGLPPAKIYPADQVEALILSEDAHLVSNASRRQQGKFLSDVEYRIRRADTSALRWINRTGKMEYDEAGQPVRFSGTARDVTVHREAINAKIASEARYRLLFDNIDDGFCIIEFVDGPHGPMSDYVHIEANPGYERQTGIAGIVGQTIRGLAPAEAAGWVDLYGEVLRTGIPARFERYFAAANRMIEVSASRVEPASRRQVSILFRDITARKEAEMLAAENIERVQLALEAGAIIGTWFWDIQADRFIVDEPFTSAMGLDPECARESLNLAQVTQSVHPDDLPGLMSAIDEAISRGGHYIHQYRTRRSNDRYCWLEANGHVTRDANGTAVTFPGVLIDLEARLSVEAERDRAIAALRALNETLEQRIEERSLELMRSEEQLRQSQKMEAVGQLTGGLAHDFNNLLAGIIGSLEMMGVRLGQGRVKDIDKYTNAAMGAAKRAAALTHRLLAFSRRQTLDPKNTDVNALVDGMLELIQRTVGPSVAIKVVGATDLGLARVDPSQLENALLNLCINARDAMPAGGKIVIETANRWIDQQAGFRQDMPEGQYLSLSVSDTGTGMSQDLIEKAFDPFFTTKPIGQGTGLGLSMIYGFAKQSNGQVRIHSVVGEGTTVSIYLPRHQGDVETIEASGTPMLGAVASEGETVLVVEDESTVRLLVTDVLEDLGYIVVEAADSAGGLRVLQSNARVDLLVSDVGLPGGLNGRQMAEAARVLRPDLKVLFITGYAENALLGDGHLEPGMAVMTKPFAVDTMVARIRELLAR from the coding sequence ATGGACAAGGCACGCCAGGATGCCATCTTCGACAGCGCCACTGATTTTGCGATGGTCGTGACCAACTCTGATGGGATCATCACCGCCTGGAATGCTGGAGCTCAGCATGTCATGGGCTGGAACGCCGATGAGATGTGCGGTGAGGACGCTTCGCGCTTCTTCACTCCCGAAGATCGTGCTGCCGGCCGTGTGGACCACGAAATGAACGTCGCTCTGTGTGACGGCCGCGCCACGGACGAGCGTTGGCACCTGGCCAAGGGTGACAGGCGCTTTTGGGCTTCAGGGGAGATGATCGCGCTGCGGGATGATGAGGGTCAGCATCTGGGGTTCGTCAAGATTTTCCGTGACCGCACTGCCGAGCACCTGGCGGGCCAGACGCTGCTCGAAACCGAGGATCGACTTCGACGTGCTCAGGAAGCCGGGGGAATAGGCTTGTTCTCTGTGGATCTGGCCAGCAATCAGCTGTACGCCACCCCTGAGTTTTCTCGGCTGTACGGCCTGCCTCCGGCAAAAATCTATCCGGCGGATCAGGTGGAAGCCTTGATCTTGTCTGAGGACGCCCACCTCGTCTCCAACGCGTCCCGCCGGCAGCAAGGCAAATTTCTTTCGGACGTTGAATACCGTATTCGTCGCGCGGATACGAGTGCACTGCGCTGGATAAACCGTACCGGTAAAATGGAGTACGACGAAGCTGGCCAGCCGGTACGATTTTCCGGCACAGCCCGCGACGTCACCGTCCACCGTGAGGCCATCAATGCCAAGATCGCCAGCGAAGCCCGCTACCGCCTGCTGTTCGATAACATCGACGATGGCTTCTGCATCATCGAATTCGTGGACGGTCCTCATGGACCCATGAGCGACTACGTCCATATCGAGGCCAACCCTGGCTACGAGAGGCAAACGGGTATCGCAGGTATTGTGGGACAGACGATTCGGGGTCTGGCACCCGCTGAAGCGGCAGGCTGGGTGGATCTGTACGGAGAGGTGTTGCGCACCGGGATACCCGCTCGCTTTGAGCGGTATTTCGCTGCAGCGAATCGAATGATCGAAGTCTCGGCCTCAAGGGTCGAACCTGCCTCTCGGCGGCAGGTGTCGATTCTGTTTCGTGACATTACGGCTCGCAAAGAGGCTGAAATGCTCGCTGCCGAGAACATCGAGCGCGTGCAGCTCGCGTTGGAAGCCGGGGCCATCATTGGTACGTGGTTCTGGGATATTCAAGCGGACCGATTCATTGTCGATGAGCCTTTTACCTCGGCCATGGGGTTGGACCCAGAGTGTGCTCGAGAAAGCCTGAACCTGGCTCAAGTGACCCAGTCAGTTCACCCAGACGACCTGCCTGGGCTGATGTCGGCCATTGATGAGGCCATCAGTCGCGGCGGGCACTACATACATCAATACCGCACTCGCCGGTCTAACGACCGCTACTGCTGGCTGGAGGCGAATGGGCATGTGACCCGGGACGCCAATGGCACTGCCGTGACCTTCCCTGGGGTCCTGATCGATTTGGAGGCGCGTCTGAGCGTCGAAGCTGAACGTGATCGAGCCATTGCCGCTTTACGGGCGCTGAACGAGACCCTGGAGCAACGCATCGAGGAGCGCTCTCTCGAACTCATGCGCTCGGAGGAGCAGCTTCGTCAATCGCAGAAAATGGAAGCCGTGGGGCAGCTCACGGGTGGCCTGGCCCATGACTTCAACAACCTGCTGGCCGGCATCATTGGCAGTCTGGAGATGATGGGTGTTCGCCTCGGACAAGGTCGCGTCAAGGACATCGATAAGTACACCAATGCTGCAATGGGGGCTGCCAAGCGCGCAGCCGCGCTGACCCACCGCTTGCTGGCCTTTTCCCGACGCCAGACGCTCGATCCCAAGAACACTGACGTCAATGCACTGGTTGACGGCATGCTCGAGCTGATCCAGCGGACCGTAGGGCCCAGTGTGGCTATCAAGGTCGTGGGTGCAACCGATCTGGGACTCGCACGGGTTGATCCCTCCCAGCTTGAAAATGCCTTGCTCAATCTGTGCATCAATGCGCGCGATGCCATGCCTGCGGGCGGGAAAATCGTTATCGAAACCGCGAATCGCTGGATCGACCAACAGGCGGGCTTTCGACAGGACATGCCCGAGGGGCAATATCTTTCGCTGAGCGTGTCGGACACAGGTACCGGCATGTCTCAGGATCTGATTGAAAAGGCGTTCGACCCGTTCTTCACGACCAAACCGATCGGCCAGGGCACGGGGCTTGGGCTGTCCATGATCTATGGGTTCGCCAAGCAGTCCAATGGTCAGGTCCGCATTCATTCGGTCGTGGGTGAAGGCACGACCGTGTCGATCTATCTGCCTCGACACCAAGGGGATGTTGAAACCATCGAGGCAAGCGGTACGCCGATGCTGGGCGCAGTTGCCAGCGAGGGCGAAACCGTTCTGGTGGTGGAGGATGAGTCCACGGTTCGCCTGTTGGTCACGGACGTGCTCGAGGATCTGGGGTACATTGTGGTCGAAGCTGCCGACAGCGCCGGGGGCCTGCGGGTGCTGCAGTCGAACGCTCGCGTTGATCTGCTGGTGAGTGATGTAGGACTGCCAGGGGGTCTGAACGGCCGGCAGATGGCGGAGGCCGCGCGAGTGTTGCGTCCTGATCTCAAGGTGTTGTTTATCACCGGATACGCCGAAAATGCCTTGCTGGGGGACGGCCATCTCGAGCCTGGAATGGCCGTGATGACCAAGCCCTTCGCCGTCGATACGATGGTGGCCAGGATTCGGGAGCTGCTGGCCAGGTAG
- a CDS encoding response regulator, with amino-acid sequence MPPIILLVEDDSTLREVVADALSMLGARVIACPNADLALVELERCAAVNLVLTDIRMPGYLDGIQLAHIVAERWPQLPIIVMSGNRLPSDVLPEHAVFMAKPWTLDILFAHVHPLLKSRLNS; translated from the coding sequence GTGCCCCCTATCATTCTCCTTGTCGAAGACGACAGCACCTTACGTGAGGTGGTGGCCGACGCACTTTCCATGCTTGGAGCGCGAGTGATTGCCTGCCCTAACGCAGATCTGGCATTGGTGGAGCTTGAGCGGTGCGCTGCGGTCAATCTAGTACTGACAGACATTCGCATGCCTGGATATCTGGATGGCATCCAGCTTGCGCACATCGTCGCGGAGCGCTGGCCTCAACTGCCTATTATCGTCATGTCAGGCAACCGGCTGCCAAGCGACGTCCTGCCTGAGCACGCTGTCTTCATGGCCAAGCCATGGACGCTAGATATCCTTTTTGCGCATGTACACCCGCTTCTCAAGTCACGATTAAACTCCTAA
- a CDS encoding PAS domain S-box protein gives MSLHDLSAQVTSLRNEVAQLQEQLSRSQQHNRLVLDSAFDYAVITADASGRITDWSEGAFLIFGWNKEEMLGQSLQQIFTPEDRADGVPEREIGGAVSRGRADDDRWHLRADGQRFWASGV, from the coding sequence TTGTCCTTGCACGATCTTTCAGCTCAAGTCACCAGCCTGCGCAATGAAGTGGCGCAGCTCCAAGAGCAGCTTTCCCGGAGCCAGCAGCACAACCGACTTGTTCTCGACAGCGCCTTCGACTATGCCGTCATCACCGCTGACGCTTCGGGACGGATCACCGACTGGAGTGAGGGCGCCTTTTTGATCTTCGGCTGGAATAAGGAAGAGATGCTCGGCCAGTCCCTGCAGCAGATCTTCACCCCTGAAGACCGCGCCGATGGTGTGCCCGAGCGAGAAATCGGCGGCGCCGTTAGTCGAGGTCGTGCGGACGATGATCGCTGGCACTTGCGCGCCGATGGCCAGCGCTTCTGGGCCAGCGGCGTATGA
- a CDS encoding PAS domain-containing protein, with protein sequence MPMLQDGHLIGVIKILRDITDRIETEKRTLRAVQQLHDQFQEIADTIPQLVWISDMQGQDLYFNRQWLTFSGRSHEQLTGNAWQTLIPQVTRERVARERAQAIQNLSAWEDTFQMHDGNGQEHWFLCRALPIRNDAGQIVRWFSTCTDVDAMHKQSSRYEQDAIELRDDVRLRNIELSTSQGELKKSREGQAAAEDQVRQLQKMEAVGQLTGGIAHDFNNMLTIVVGGLHLLKTRLARGEQQVEQFIELALDGTTRATQLTHRLLAFSRQMPLSPEPVDLNGLVTGMSDMLQRTLGSNIKLEFVRHAGLWPVFADFGSLEQALLNLCFNARDAMSDGGRITVETGNAYVDDSYASQEQIEAGEYAMVAVSDTGDGIPPEVLARVFEPYFTTKDVGKGTGLGLAQVYGFAKQSRGHIKLYSELGFGTSAKVYLPRYLGDAQPSERLVLQDDHLPRATEHECVLVVEDDLKVRMITLELLRELGYQLLEAGSGKAALQILDEHPEVTVLFTDVVMPEMTGKQLADKVNDSKPRLPVLYTTGYTRNAIVHNGMLDRGVALLPKPFTLRELALKLRQVLDR encoded by the coding sequence ATGCCGATGCTGCAGGACGGCCACCTGATCGGCGTCATCAAGATCTTGCGCGACATCACCGATCGGATCGAAACCGAAAAGCGTACTCTCCGCGCCGTGCAGCAGCTTCATGACCAGTTTCAGGAAATTGCAGACACGATCCCACAACTGGTCTGGATTTCCGATATGCAGGGGCAGGACCTGTATTTCAATCGCCAATGGCTGACGTTCAGCGGGCGCTCGCATGAGCAACTTACCGGCAATGCCTGGCAGACGCTGATTCCCCAGGTGACGCGCGAGCGAGTTGCACGAGAACGCGCTCAAGCCATCCAGAACCTGTCCGCTTGGGAGGATACCTTTCAGATGCACGACGGTAACGGCCAAGAGCACTGGTTTCTGTGCCGCGCCCTGCCGATACGCAATGACGCCGGACAGATTGTTCGCTGGTTTTCCACCTGTACCGATGTGGATGCCATGCATAAGCAATCCAGCCGCTATGAGCAGGATGCCATCGAACTCAGAGACGACGTCCGACTCAGGAATATCGAACTGAGTACCTCGCAGGGTGAGCTGAAAAAGTCTCGCGAAGGGCAGGCTGCGGCTGAAGACCAGGTCCGGCAGCTGCAGAAAATGGAAGCCGTGGGGCAACTTACCGGCGGTATTGCCCACGACTTCAACAACATGCTGACCATCGTGGTGGGTGGTCTGCACCTGCTCAAGACCCGCCTGGCCCGCGGGGAACAGCAGGTCGAGCAATTCATCGAGCTAGCCCTGGATGGGACGACTCGGGCTACCCAGTTGACCCACCGTCTGCTGGCCTTTTCTCGCCAAATGCCGTTGTCGCCGGAGCCGGTTGACCTCAACGGTCTGGTGACCGGCATGTCCGACATGTTGCAACGCACCCTGGGCAGCAACATCAAGCTGGAGTTTGTCCGCCATGCCGGTCTGTGGCCGGTCTTTGCCGATTTCGGCAGTCTGGAACAGGCGCTGCTCAATTTGTGCTTCAATGCGCGAGATGCCATGAGCGACGGCGGCCGCATCACGGTGGAAACCGGGAACGCGTACGTGGACGACAGCTATGCCAGCCAGGAGCAGATCGAGGCGGGCGAATATGCCATGGTGGCGGTCAGCGATACCGGTGACGGAATACCGCCGGAGGTGCTAGCCCGGGTTTTCGAACCTTATTTCACCACCAAAGACGTTGGCAAAGGCACTGGCCTAGGTCTGGCCCAGGTATACGGTTTTGCCAAGCAGTCGCGAGGCCACATCAAGCTTTATTCCGAATTGGGCTTCGGGACTTCCGCCAAGGTCTATCTCCCTCGTTACCTGGGTGACGCGCAACCATCCGAACGCCTGGTCCTCCAGGACGATCATCTCCCGCGGGCAACGGAGCACGAATGCGTGCTGGTGGTGGAAGATGACCTCAAGGTGCGAATGATTACCCTCGAATTGCTGCGTGAGCTGGGTTACCAGCTGCTGGAGGCGGGATCGGGGAAGGCTGCGCTGCAGATCCTGGACGAACACCCCGAGGTCACTGTGCTGTTTACCGATGTGGTCATGCCCGAAATGACGGGCAAACAGCTGGCCGACAAGGTCAACGACTCAAAGCCGCGCTTGCCGGTGCTTTACACGACGGGCTATACCCGCAACGCCATCGTGCACAACGGCATGCTGGATCGAGGCGTGGCTCTATTGCCAAAGCCCTTCACCTTGCGTGAGCTGGCCCTGAAGCTCCGTCAGGTCTTGGATCGGTGA
- a CDS encoding carbon storage regulator, which produces MLILVRNVGEKIMIGDEVLVSVSGVKGTQVAIGVQASVNISIHRQEVFDRIARKRKLARDC; this is translated from the coding sequence ATGCTGATATTGGTTCGAAATGTTGGGGAAAAAATAATGATCGGCGATGAGGTCCTCGTCTCGGTGAGCGGGGTCAAAGGAACCCAGGTGGCAATTGGCGTACAGGCATCTGTCAACATCTCGATTCACCGACAGGAAGTGTTTGATCGCATTGCCAGAAAGCGAAAACTGGCACGAGATTGTTAG
- a CDS encoding response regulator codes for MLQTPIKLLLIEDSVNDVELTLLTLEANGLVIKPVVVHDHHGAKMALERQKFDAILCDYLLPSSSGMEVFDVAQEMAPATPFIFLSGMLGDQPAAEALRRGASDYVLKQNLKLLPKTLRRAVTEVQERERRVKAELALEEVEARARLAIEAADMGVWELNLTTMQVIWDERSKALYELPPNTALDLEQALDRTHPDDLKALSAKVDRALQAESSFTAEYRIVLPGDRTKWIYSNGRSMFKDGRCIRFSGVIQDVTERKQASRALEMHNEALGERVEQRTRERDRTWELSKELLAVLRFDMTPVAFNPAWKATLGWSRAEMERMRLWELIHPEDLDATIRETHGLAQGNVSTRFVNRLRHVNGQYRWLSWTIVPEAELMYAAVRDITEERQASQAMQALNERLLEQIREREQIEATLQQMQRLEVVGQLTAGIAHDFNNLLTVILSGTTLARKACERGDLAKVASRLDNIQGAGERGARLTAQLLSFSRKQRLDPVPVDLNQTLTGMQGLLVKALGPSVWLETVLAEDLWTASADPTQTEMIILNLAINARDAMGSGGMLTVATRNEVVEASPVRTENPEPGSYVAVSVTDTGSGMPPEVLKKVFEPFFTTKAVGKGSGLGLAQVFGFAKQSGGGVAIESTVGEGTTVTVYLPRITSNQSLTDELPTNAQPAPSRDLTILLVDDDDAVRALSALTLESLGHTVIQASSGADAIRMLSFEIDLVITDYAMPGMSGTEMVKVFEPVFPHLPVLFITGYADITSLGMADAIVIQKPFSEQELQAKISNLMSQAVVF; via the coding sequence ATGCTGCAAACGCCCATCAAATTGTTGCTCATCGAGGACAGCGTCAACGACGTAGAGCTGACGCTGTTGACCTTGGAAGCTAATGGATTGGTGATTAAGCCTGTGGTGGTGCACGATCATCACGGGGCAAAAATGGCGCTCGAGCGCCAGAAGTTCGATGCCATTTTGTGCGATTACCTCTTGCCGTCTTCATCGGGCATGGAGGTCTTCGATGTCGCCCAGGAAATGGCGCCGGCGACACCTTTCATCTTCCTCTCGGGTATGTTGGGCGACCAGCCGGCGGCCGAGGCGCTTCGCCGCGGGGCAAGTGACTACGTACTCAAGCAGAACCTGAAGCTGCTGCCCAAGACCCTCAGGCGTGCGGTAACTGAAGTCCAGGAACGAGAGCGTCGAGTCAAAGCTGAACTGGCTTTGGAAGAGGTGGAAGCCCGGGCGCGTCTGGCCATCGAAGCGGCCGACATGGGGGTGTGGGAGCTCAACCTGACAACGATGCAAGTGATCTGGGATGAACGTAGCAAGGCGCTGTACGAACTGCCCCCGAACACTGCGCTGGATCTTGAACAGGCACTTGACCGAACCCATCCCGATGATCTCAAAGCCCTCAGCGCTAAGGTTGACCGAGCGCTTCAGGCCGAGTCCAGCTTTACCGCTGAATATCGAATCGTGCTGCCTGGCGACCGGACCAAATGGATTTACTCCAATGGCCGATCTATGTTCAAGGACGGCCGATGTATCCGCTTTTCTGGTGTTATCCAGGACGTCACTGAACGCAAGCAGGCTAGTCGGGCCTTGGAAATGCACAACGAGGCCTTGGGTGAGCGAGTCGAGCAAAGAACCCGTGAGCGCGATCGTACCTGGGAGTTGTCCAAGGAGCTGCTGGCCGTCCTGCGTTTTGACATGACGCCTGTGGCGTTCAACCCCGCTTGGAAGGCCACCTTGGGCTGGTCTAGGGCAGAGATGGAACGCATGCGTCTGTGGGAGCTGATCCACCCTGAAGACCTAGACGCCACCATCCGCGAAACTCACGGTCTTGCCCAGGGCAACGTTTCCACACGTTTCGTGAATCGGCTGCGACACGTCAATGGACAATACCGCTGGCTCTCCTGGACGATCGTTCCCGAGGCCGAGTTGATGTATGCCGCAGTGCGGGACATCACCGAAGAGCGTCAGGCCTCGCAGGCCATGCAGGCGCTCAACGAGCGCTTGCTGGAGCAGATTCGCGAGCGTGAGCAGATCGAGGCAACACTTCAGCAGATGCAGAGACTGGAGGTGGTGGGCCAGTTGACTGCCGGCATCGCTCACGACTTCAACAACTTGTTGACGGTGATTCTTAGCGGCACCACGCTGGCCAGAAAAGCCTGCGAGCGCGGAGACCTGGCCAAGGTTGCATCTCGCCTGGATAACATCCAGGGCGCTGGAGAGCGCGGTGCCAGACTCACAGCACAGCTGTTGTCGTTTTCTCGCAAACAGCGCCTTGATCCGGTGCCAGTGGACCTCAATCAAACCCTGACCGGGATGCAAGGCTTGCTGGTCAAGGCCTTGGGACCCAGTGTGTGGCTTGAGACGGTTCTGGCAGAGGATCTGTGGACCGCATCAGCCGACCCCACGCAGACTGAAATGATCATTCTCAACCTGGCCATCAATGCCCGCGATGCCATGGGGTCGGGGGGAATGCTCACCGTCGCCACCCGTAACGAAGTGGTCGAGGCTTCGCCTGTACGTACGGAAAATCCGGAGCCTGGCAGCTACGTGGCGGTCAGTGTCACTGATACCGGAAGCGGCATGCCGCCTGAGGTTCTCAAAAAGGTCTTCGAGCCGTTCTTTACCACCAAGGCTGTGGGCAAGGGCTCAGGCCTGGGACTGGCTCAGGTGTTTGGCTTCGCCAAACAGTCAGGTGGTGGGGTGGCTATCGAATCGACCGTCGGCGAAGGCACAACGGTCACCGTTTATCTGCCTCGCATAACCAGTAACCAAAGCCTAACGGATGAGCTTCCCACAAATGCTCAACCGGCACCGTCACGCGATCTGACCATTCTCTTGGTGGACGATGATGATGCAGTTCGGGCGTTGAGTGCCCTGACGCTGGAGTCGCTGGGCCACACGGTGATTCAGGCCAGCAGCGGCGCAGACGCGATCAGGATGCTGAGTTTCGAGATCGATCTGGTAATTACTGACTATGCGATGCCAGGCATGTCCGGGACAGAAATGGTCAAGGTGTTCGAGCCTGTTTTCCCCCACCTGCCGGTACTGTTCATCACGGGGTATGCCGACATCACTTCGCTGGGCATGGCCGATGCGATCGTGATCCAGAAACCTTTCAGCGAGCAGGAACTGCAGGCTAAGATTAGTAATCTGATGTCCCAAGCCGTTGTGTTCTAG
- a CDS encoding response regulator: MLKPILLVEDNPHDLELALVALERTQLANEVVVVRDGVEALDYLYCRGEHAEREKGNPAVLLLDLKLPRIDGLEVLETLKRDESLRSIPVVMLTTSREETDLHRAYQLGVNAYVVKPVVFKEFVGAISGLGVFWAILNEPPPGSIRRTPIKPV, from the coding sequence ATGCTGAAACCGATCCTGCTGGTGGAAGACAATCCCCATGACTTGGAGCTGGCCCTTGTTGCCCTGGAGCGCACCCAGCTGGCCAATGAAGTGGTGGTAGTACGCGATGGTGTAGAAGCGTTGGATTACCTGTACTGCCGCGGCGAACATGCCGAACGGGAAAAGGGCAATCCGGCGGTGCTGCTGCTTGACCTCAAGCTACCCAGAATCGATGGCCTGGAGGTACTCGAGACCCTCAAGCGCGACGAGTCGCTGCGCAGCATCCCTGTGGTGATGCTGACTACCTCTCGTGAAGAAACGGATCTTCATCGCGCCTATCAATTAGGAGTGAATGCTTACGTGGTCAAACCGGTCGTATTCAAGGAGTTCGTTGGAGCCATCAGCGGCTTGGGCGTTTTCTGGGCCATTTTGAACGAGCCTCCTCCAGGGTCAATTCGGCGTACGCCGATCAAACCGGTTTAA